From a single Ooceraea biroi isolate clonal line C1 chromosome 12, Obir_v5.4, whole genome shotgun sequence genomic region:
- the LOC113563088 gene encoding serine/arginine-rich splicing factor RS2Z32-like — MSGIFDHRPNKLALRKEFENRLWRKDESFCDYVFEKTTLANRITVDPEELIDLMIDGIPDTRLRDQARMNRYERVEDLLDAFKKITLYEQPRSDRDHRTVKKPSSVKPTAGADATRPKEARCFNCNEVGHAKRDCTKPQREWGSCYCCGSLEHHSRNCTQSRPTASTVPTQGTSRSTETSTHLIQPTRPE; from the coding sequence ATGAGTGGCATATTTGACCATCGTCCAAACAAATTAGCACTGCGGAAGGAATTTGAGAATCGCTTGTGGCGTAAAGACGAATCTTTTTGCGACTACGTTTTCGAGAAGACGACTCTGGCCAATAGAATCACTGTCGACCCAGAGGAGCTGATTGATCTGATGATCGATGGTATCCCGGACACCCGATTGCGAGATCAAGCAAGGATGAATCGCTATGAAAGGGTGGAGGATCTCTTAGACGCATTTAAAAAGATCACACTTTATGAGCAACCAAGGAGTGATCGAGATCATCGAACTGTTAAGAAGCCGTCATCTGTGAAGCCGACGGCGGGAGCGGATGCGACTCGTCCAAAGGAGGCTCGTTGTTTTAACTGCAACGAGGTTGGCCATGCTAAAAGGGACTGCACGAAGCCGCAGCGTGAATGGGGTTCCTGCTATTGCTGTGGCAGCCTGGAGCATCATTCGAGGAACTGTACGCAGAGTCGTCCGACGGCGAGCACTGTTCCAACGCAGGGGACATCGAGATCAACGGAGACTTCGACCCATCTCATTCAGCCAACGCGTCCTGAG